The genomic window CCTGGCAGGATCAGGAAACCGATCACTGCACGGCTTTGAGTATAGGCGCGAAACCCGAGTGGTCAATAGGTTTTCAAAAATCCCGTCGGTGGGACTGCTGCCAGCGCGGTGCGCTGACGCGAGCGAGGCCCAGTCGCGTGAACGCGGGTCTCCGGAGGGTCGCGCTCACGCGGCCGGGGCGCGCCCACGCCGATTCAGCAGCACTCGCGTCACCGCACCGCGCCGGGCCCCTCAGACCCGCGCCCGGGTCAGCGCACCGCGCCGGCGTCACCGACGAGGAGCACCCAGGCGCGCTCGAGGTCACCGGCCATGTCGACGGAGGGGTCGAGCGTCCACTGCACCTGCAGACCGTCGGCGAGGGCGACCATGACACGCGCCACGTGATCAGGGTCGAGGCCCGCGGCGACCCGCCCGGAGGCCTGGCGATCCCGGACGACGTCGGCGATGCTCCGACGCACCGCTGTGACGTGATCGACGAAGAACCCGCGCACCGGGTGCTCCGCATCACCGGCGGCGGCCGCCATGGTCAGGTACAGCTCGACGAGACCCGGGACATCGCTGTTGTGGCGCATGACCGCGACCAGGCCCTCGATCGCGTCCTGCGACCCGGCCGCGGCGAACTCCTCGTAGTCGACGGCGTCGCGCTCCCGCAGGATCGCCGCG from Plantibacter flavus includes these protein-coding regions:
- a CDS encoding TetR/AcrR family transcriptional regulator, producing MTARGSYAKGVARREEILRVALAVFAREGYRGTSLREVAREVGVSLPGLMHYFESKEHLFAAILRERDAVDYEEFAAAGSQDAIEGLVAVMRHNSDVPGLVELYLTMAAAAGDAEHPVRGFFVDHVTAVRRSIADVVRDRQASGRVAAGLDPDHVARVMVALADGLQVQWTLDPSVDMAGDLERAWVLLVGDAGAVR